Proteins from a genomic interval of Bradyrhizobium sp. CCBAU 53340:
- a CDS encoding branched-chain amino acid ABC transporter permease has translation MMILSGDLPRSRVLTLILVVIILALAATPFLFPGAKALNVAAKICVFAALVASYDLLLGYTGSVSFAHTMFYGIGSYAIAIALYGMGPNWAAVATGIVVGLPLAALLALAIGLFSLRVAAIFFAMITLAVASAFQVLASQLSWLTGGEDGRSFQLPELLRPGTVLISKNLLGFEINGRILTFYLVFAISALMILALLRVVNSPFGRVLQAIRENRFRAEALGFRTVFHLTYANCLAALVAAGAGILNALWLRYAGPDTSLSFSIMLDILLMVVIGGMGTIYGAIIGATIFILAQNYLQSLMGVASKAASEAGLPLLPGLLHPDRWLLWLGLLFIASVYFFPTGVVGRLRHGGGKSASASR, from the coding sequence ATGATGATCCTGTCGGGCGATCTGCCGCGGAGCCGCGTGCTCACCCTCATTCTCGTCGTCATCATCCTGGCGCTGGCGGCGACACCGTTCCTGTTCCCCGGCGCCAAGGCGCTGAACGTCGCGGCCAAGATCTGCGTCTTCGCCGCGCTGGTCGCGTCCTACGATCTGCTGCTCGGCTATACCGGCTCGGTGTCGTTCGCGCACACCATGTTCTACGGCATCGGCAGCTATGCGATCGCGATCGCGCTCTACGGCATGGGTCCGAACTGGGCCGCGGTCGCAACCGGCATCGTCGTCGGCCTGCCGCTGGCCGCGCTGCTCGCGCTCGCCATCGGCCTGTTCTCGCTGCGGGTCGCGGCGATCTTCTTTGCCATGATCACGCTCGCGGTCGCCTCCGCCTTCCAGGTGCTGGCCTCGCAGCTCTCCTGGCTGACCGGCGGCGAAGACGGGCGCAGCTTCCAATTGCCCGAGCTGCTCCGTCCCGGCACGGTGCTGATCTCCAAGAATCTGCTCGGCTTCGAGATCAACGGCCGCATCCTGACCTTCTACCTGGTGTTCGCCATCTCGGCCCTGATGATCCTCGCGCTGCTGCGCGTGGTGAACTCCCCGTTCGGGCGCGTGCTGCAGGCCATCCGCGAGAACCGCTTTCGCGCCGAAGCGCTCGGCTTCCGCACCGTATTCCACCTGACCTACGCCAACTGCCTCGCGGCGCTGGTCGCCGCCGGCGCCGGCATCCTGAACGCGCTATGGCTGCGCTATGCAGGCCCCGACACCTCGCTCAGCTTCTCGATCATGCTCGACATCCTGCTGATGGTCGTGATCGGCGGCATGGGCACGATCTACGGCGCGATCATCGGCGCCACCATCTTCATCCTTGCCCAGAACTACCTGCAGTCGTTGATGGGCGTCGCCTCCAAGGCAGCGAGCGAAGCCGGTCTGCCGCTGCTGCCCGGGCTGCTTCATCCCGACCGCTGGCTGCTCTGGCTCGGGCTGCTGTTCATTGCCAGCGTGTATTTCTTCCCGACTGGCGTGGTCGGACGGCTGCGCCATGGCGGCGGCAAGAGCGCAAGCGCCTCGCGTTAA
- a CDS encoding branched-chain amino acid ABC transporter permease, protein MTELAASDPLPKPKRDIAPILLPVALALVMIPLVGSPSTWLTLTAASLAMGMMIFIMASGLTLVFGLMDVLNFGHGAFIAVGAYIATLVFAPFAASVQADSLWVNLAVLAPAALLSMAVSGALGLVVERVLILPVYGQHLKQILMTTGGLIVAEQTLYALWGPQIIPMPLPTSLRGSFILGDVAIAKYRVLAMLIGLAVFIAIQLVLNRTKLGLLIRAGVENREMVEALGYRIRRLFLGVFMTGSALAGLGGVMWALYREQVHASMSDELTVLIFVVVIIGGLGSIGGCFIGAILVAMVANYGGFLLPKLALVSNILLMVAILMWRPRGLYAVTSR, encoded by the coding sequence GTGACTGAACTTGCCGCGTCAGATCCGCTGCCGAAGCCGAAGCGCGACATCGCACCGATCCTGCTGCCGGTCGCGCTCGCGCTTGTCATGATCCCGCTGGTCGGCTCGCCCTCGACCTGGCTGACGCTGACGGCCGCGAGCCTTGCGATGGGCATGATGATCTTCATCATGGCCTCCGGGCTGACGCTGGTGTTCGGCCTGATGGACGTGCTGAATTTCGGCCACGGCGCCTTTATCGCGGTCGGCGCCTATATCGCGACCCTGGTGTTTGCGCCGTTCGCAGCCTCGGTACAGGCCGATTCGCTCTGGGTGAATCTTGCCGTGCTGGCGCCGGCGGCGCTGCTCTCGATGGCCGTCTCCGGCGCGCTTGGCCTCGTCGTCGAGCGCGTGCTGATCCTGCCCGTATATGGTCAGCACCTGAAGCAGATCCTGATGACGACGGGCGGCCTCATCGTTGCGGAACAGACGCTCTATGCGTTGTGGGGGCCGCAGATCATCCCGATGCCGCTGCCGACCTCGCTGCGAGGCTCCTTCATCCTGGGCGACGTCGCAATCGCCAAATACCGCGTGCTGGCGATGCTGATCGGGCTCGCCGTCTTCATCGCGATCCAGCTCGTGCTCAACCGCACCAAGCTCGGCCTTCTGATCCGCGCCGGCGTCGAGAACCGCGAGATGGTCGAGGCGCTCGGCTATCGCATCCGCCGCCTGTTCCTCGGCGTGTTCATGACGGGATCGGCGCTCGCCGGCCTCGGCGGGGTAATGTGGGCGCTCTATCGCGAGCAGGTCCACGCCTCCATGAGCGACGAACTCACGGTCTTGATCTTCGTCGTCGTCATCATCGGCGGCCTCGGCTCGATCGGTGGCTGCTTCATCGGCGCGATCCTGGTGGCAATGGTCGCCAATTACGGCGGCTTTCTGCTGCCGAAACTCGCCCTCGTCTCCAACATCCTGCTGATGGTTGCCATTCTGATGTGGCGGCCGCGCGGCCTCTATGCGGTGACCAGCCGATGA